The following nucleotide sequence is from Sphingomonas swuensis.
CACCATCCCGACATCACCCTGTTCGCCGGCAACCTCGAGTTGGTGCTAAGTCCTTCCATTGGCGGGGCAATTCGCAATCTGAGCTGGAATGGCGGAAATGGGCCCGTACCGCTCTTGCGGGAAAGCCACAGCGAATGCGAAACCGTCCTCGGGATGGCGAGCTTCCCGCTGGTGCCGTTCGTCAATCGCGTCCGTGGCGGCCGCTTCACCTTCCGCGGCCGGGAGGTCGTGATGGCACCGAACATGAGCGGTGATCTTTCCCCGCTCCACGGGCAGGGCTGGCTTGGAGCCTGGTCGGTCGAAAGCCATGGCAACCAGGATGCCGAGCTGCGCTTCGTCCATGCGCCGGGCGAATGGCCGTGGGCCTATGAGGCGCTGCAGATCGTCTGCCTCGACAAGACCGGACTGTCGATCCGCCTCCAGTGCCGCAACACGAGCGACACGCCGATGCCTTGCGGCCTTGGCCAGCACCCCTATTTCCCCTGCGGGCCCGAGACCCGGATCGAGACGGCGGTGGCCACCGCGTTCGAGATCGACGAACATGTCCTCCCGACCGACGAGGTGCCGGCGACCGGCCGCTTCGACCTTGCCGACCGGCCGGTCTGCGGCCTCGGGCTCGATCACGGCTTCGGCGGCTGGGGCGGGGAGGCGCTGTTAAGCGATCCTGCCTGGCCGGCCCCGCTTCGGCTCTCGAGCCCGAACGCCGCCTTCTTCCAGCTCTATTCTCCCGAGGCTGGCGGCATCGTCGTCGCCGAGCCCGTCACTCACGCCAATGCCGCGCTGAACGAGCCGGAGGAACGCTGGACCGAGCTTGGCATGCGCGTGCTCGAGCCCGGCGAGGACATGCGTCTCGACATGCGGCTGGACCTCGTTGGTCCGCGCGGATGAGCCTCAGCCTCATTGCCACCGGAACGCTCGGCAGCTTCCTTGCCGGCCAGGCCACCACCCTCGGCGCGTTGCCGGTCTTCTTCATGCGCTCGATCAGCAAGCGCACCGAGAATGCCTTTCTCGGCTTTGCCGCCGGGATCATGCTGGCGGCGAGCTTCTTCTCTTTGATCATCCCTGCGCTCAACGCCGCGGGCGAGCTTCATAACGGCAGTAAGACGGCCGCCGCGCTGATCGTCGGGGCCGCGATCCTGCTCGGCGCAACCACGCTGCACGTCCTGAACCGGCTTGC
It contains:
- a CDS encoding aldose 1-epimerase, producing the protein MSQHHPDITLFAGNLELVLSPSIGGAIRNLSWNGGNGPVPLLRESHSECETVLGMASFPLVPFVNRVRGGRFTFRGREVVMAPNMSGDLSPLHGQGWLGAWSVESHGNQDAELRFVHAPGEWPWAYEALQIVCLDKTGLSIRLQCRNTSDTPMPCGLGQHPYFPCGPETRIETAVATAFEIDEHVLPTDEVPATGRFDLADRPVCGLGLDHGFGGWGGEALLSDPAWPAPLRLSSPNAAFFQLYSPEAGGIVVAEPVTHANAALNEPEERWTELGMRVLEPGEDMRLDMRLDLVGPRG